Proteins co-encoded in one Ananas comosus cultivar F153 linkage group 15, ASM154086v1, whole genome shotgun sequence genomic window:
- the LOC109721700 gene encoding homeobox-leucine zipper protein HOX12-like isoform X2: MSEVGMSQGDEEELLFSSAAYISSNHSSFYSLPPSGCGETRRRTRRRRKRARGEGSGEASKKRRLNDEQVKFLELSFGEERKLETGRKVQLAAELGLDPKQVAVWFQNRRARHKTKQIEDEYSKLKSAHDAAVLHKCHLENEVLKLKERLSEAEAEIRKLTAGITGASGGGGGGGGGSSSPSSSFSTVTHRPLVNGEFGVEGETDFMYIYNDYTYNNYMMDLVGLYGM, translated from the exons atgagtgAGGTTGGCATGAGCCAAGGAGATGAGGAGGAGTTACTCTTCTCCTCCGCAGCTTACATATCCAGCAACCACAGCAGCTTCTACTCCCTTCCTCCCAGTGGTTGTG GggagacgaggaggaggacgcgGCGCAGGCGGAAGCGGGCGAGGGGCGAGGGGTCGGGGGAGGCGTCGAAGAAGCGGCGGCTGAACGACGAGCAGGTGAAGTTCCTGGAGCTGAGCTTCGGGGAGGAGCGCAAGCTGGAGACGGGCCGCAAGGTGCAGCTGGCGGCCGAGCTGGGCCTCGACCCCAAGCAGGTCGCCGTCTGGTTCCAGAACCGCCGGGCGCGCCACAAGACCAAGCAGATCGAGGACGAGTACTCCAAGCTCAAGTCTGCCCACGACGCCGCCGTCCTCCACAAATGCCATCTCGAGAACGAG GTATTGAAGCTCAAGGAAAGGCTATCGGAAGCCGAAGCGGAGATCAGGAAGCTCACGGCCGGCATCACCGGAGCTtcggggggcggcggcgggggtggcGGAGGAAGTAGTAGTCCGAGCTCATCCTTCTCCACAGTCACACACCGGCCTTTGGTTAATGGAGAATTTGGGGTGGAGGGAGAAACTGattttatgtacatatataatgATTACACCTACAATAACTACATGATGGATTTGGTTGGTCTCTATGGGATGTAG
- the LOC109721700 gene encoding homeobox-leucine zipper protein HOX12-like isoform X3, translating into MYVYMYMDDVLRTGETRRRTRRRRKRARGEGSGEASKKRRLNDEQVKFLELSFGEERKLETGRKVQLAAELGLDPKQVAVWFQNRRARHKTKQIEDEYSKLKSAHDAAVLHKCHLENEVLKLKERLSEAEAEIRKLTAGITGASGGGGGGGGGSSSPSSSFSTVTHRPLVNGEFGVEGETDFMYIYNDYTYNNYMMDLVGLYGM; encoded by the exons atgtatgtgtatatgtatatggacGACGTACTACGTACAGGggagacgaggaggaggacgcgGCGCAGGCGGAAGCGGGCGAGGGGCGAGGGGTCGGGGGAGGCGTCGAAGAAGCGGCGGCTGAACGACGAGCAGGTGAAGTTCCTGGAGCTGAGCTTCGGGGAGGAGCGCAAGCTGGAGACGGGCCGCAAGGTGCAGCTGGCGGCCGAGCTGGGCCTCGACCCCAAGCAGGTCGCCGTCTGGTTCCAGAACCGCCGGGCGCGCCACAAGACCAAGCAGATCGAGGACGAGTACTCCAAGCTCAAGTCTGCCCACGACGCCGCCGTCCTCCACAAATGCCATCTCGAGAACGAG GTATTGAAGCTCAAGGAAAGGCTATCGGAAGCCGAAGCGGAGATCAGGAAGCTCACGGCCGGCATCACCGGAGCTtcggggggcggcggcgggggtggcGGAGGAAGTAGTAGTCCGAGCTCATCCTTCTCCACAGTCACACACCGGCCTTTGGTTAATGGAGAATTTGGGGTGGAGGGAGAAACTGattttatgtacatatataatgATTACACCTACAATAACTACATGATGGATTTGGTTGGTCTCTATGGGATGTAG
- the LOC109721700 gene encoding homeobox-leucine zipper protein HOX12-like isoform X1 — MSEVGMSQGDEEELLFSSAAYISSNHSSFYSLPPSGCVVTYVRRACMYVYMYMDDVLRTGETRRRTRRRRKRARGEGSGEASKKRRLNDEQVKFLELSFGEERKLETGRKVQLAAELGLDPKQVAVWFQNRRARHKTKQIEDEYSKLKSAHDAAVLHKCHLENEVLKLKERLSEAEAEIRKLTAGITGASGGGGGGGGGSSSPSSSFSTVTHRPLVNGEFGVEGETDFMYIYNDYTYNNYMMDLVGLYGM; from the exons atgagtgAGGTTGGCATGAGCCAAGGAGATGAGGAGGAGTTACTCTTCTCCTCCGCAGCTTACATATCCAGCAACCACAGCAGCTTCTACTCCCTTCCTCCCAGTGGTTGTG TTGTTACTTACGTTCGACgtgcatgtatgtatgtgtatatgtatatggacGACGTACTACGTACAGGggagacgaggaggaggacgcgGCGCAGGCGGAAGCGGGCGAGGGGCGAGGGGTCGGGGGAGGCGTCGAAGAAGCGGCGGCTGAACGACGAGCAGGTGAAGTTCCTGGAGCTGAGCTTCGGGGAGGAGCGCAAGCTGGAGACGGGCCGCAAGGTGCAGCTGGCGGCCGAGCTGGGCCTCGACCCCAAGCAGGTCGCCGTCTGGTTCCAGAACCGCCGGGCGCGCCACAAGACCAAGCAGATCGAGGACGAGTACTCCAAGCTCAAGTCTGCCCACGACGCCGCCGTCCTCCACAAATGCCATCTCGAGAACGAG GTATTGAAGCTCAAGGAAAGGCTATCGGAAGCCGAAGCGGAGATCAGGAAGCTCACGGCCGGCATCACCGGAGCTtcggggggcggcggcgggggtggcGGAGGAAGTAGTAGTCCGAGCTCATCCTTCTCCACAGTCACACACCGGCCTTTGGTTAATGGAGAATTTGGGGTGGAGGGAGAAACTGattttatgtacatatataatgATTACACCTACAATAACTACATGATGGATTTGGTTGGTCTCTATGGGATGTAG
- the LOC109721701 gene encoding deSI-like protein At4g17486, producing MKLGTKKGWKSLVPIRMGRKSGTQFCMFPKVRSAGQTPGDAPVYLNVYDLTPVNGYMYWAGLGIFHSGIEVHGVEYAFGAHDYPSSGVFEVEPRQCPGFRFRKSIFIGTTCLDPLQVREFMELQSVNYNGDTYHLIVKNCNHFCNDICYKLTGNSIPKWVNRLARIGAVCNCLLPEALKINAVRHDPDYQAEDGEKMRLTSALSCLSSFSMRQRHLSSSSLFLSFPLNGCLPPWELRRSNTSPLKEQ from the exons ATGAAGCTGGGGACAAAGAAGGGATGGAAATCCCTGGTGCCGATTCGAATGGGACGGAAATCCGGGACCCAGTTCTGTATGTTCCCGAAGGTCCGCTCGGCCGGCCAAACGCCGGGCGATGCGCCGGTTTACCTGAACGTGTATGATTTGACCCCAGTGAATGGCTACATGTATTGGGCTGGTCTTGGGATTTTCCACTCTGGGATTGAAG TTCATGGTGTAGAATATGCATTTGGAGCACATGATTACCCCTCGAGTGGAGTCTTCGAGGTTGAGCCTCGTCAGTGTCCAGGCTTCAGGTTTAGGAAATCAATATTTATCGGCACAACTTGCCTAGATCCTTTGCAGGTTAGAGAGTTTATGGAGCTCCAATCGGTAAACTACAATGGAGATACATATCATTTGATCGTCAAGAACTGCAACCATTTCTGCAATGACATCTGTTATAAGCTGACTGGCAATTCAATCCCCAAGTGGGTGAACCGGCTTGCGAGGATAG GTGCTGTTTGCAACTGCCTTCTTCCCGAGGCCCTTAAGATTAATGCGGTTCGTCATGATCCGGATTACCAAGCCGAAGACGGCGAGAAAATGAGGCTAACAAGTGCTCTAAGTTGCTTGTCTTCATTCTCCATGCGTCAGAGGCACTTGTCGTCGTCCTCCCTCTTCCTGTCGTTTCCTTTAAATGGGTGCCTTCCACCATGGGAGTTGAGAAGATCCAATACTAGCCCTTTGAAGGAGCAATAG